From Salinirubellus salinus, the proteins below share one genomic window:
- a CDS encoding redoxin domain-containing protein, translating to MSSSALAVGEEAPAFVAPLARPNGETEVVPFTSLLAERPVLLVFYTNDFTPSCVAEWCSFRDYSYLATEDRYQVVGISKSWAATHHRFIDWLDLPFPLYSDTNLDVAEAFGVDYRTFGLLRRSWRSCFLVDTDRTVRYRWLADHPLDPTRDVPDVWEIHEAVVEALGGATPSPARDT from the coding sequence ATGAGTTCGAGTGCGCTCGCCGTCGGTGAGGAGGCGCCGGCGTTCGTCGCGCCGCTCGCCCGGCCGAACGGCGAGACCGAGGTGGTCCCGTTCACGTCGTTGCTCGCCGAGCGACCGGTGTTGCTGGTGTTCTACACCAACGACTTCACCCCGAGCTGCGTCGCCGAGTGGTGTTCGTTCCGCGACTACAGCTACCTCGCGACCGAGGATCGCTACCAGGTCGTCGGTATCAGCAAGTCGTGGGCCGCCACCCACCACCGCTTCATCGACTGGCTGGACCTGCCGTTCCCACTCTACTCCGATACGAACCTCGACGTGGCCGAGGCGTTCGGGGTCGACTACCGGACGTTCGGCCTCCTGCGTCGCTCGTGGCGCTCGTGTTTCCTCGTCGACACCGACCGGACGGTCCGGTACCGCTGGCTCGCGGACCACCCCCTCGACCCGACCCGCGACGTCCCCGACGTCTGGGAGATCCACGAGGCGGTCGTCGAGGCGCTCGGCGGTGCGACACCCTCGCCCGCACGGGACACCTGA
- a CDS encoding DUF58 domain-containing protein gives MAIDPGFLDELERYARAQKRNVASQFQGEQRSGERGEGLTFSDFRRYSPGDDTRRIDWKLFARTDEFYVKEYEAERNLTVHVLLDSSGSMGFASDGLSTKFEYGAKLGLGFAYLVARAHDDFRFATFTDDYERLDRGRSNRGEVLGLVDRLNATEPTGDADMARPLEAYADTIGSRSLVLVVSDCLEPPEEIERGLEALSRNKLVLARVMDPAERDLPVSGDALVEDMESPRTLRTHLGARRRERYRERLERHVEDVAERVRTLRARHELVDTGAEFFDSFGKVWVE, from the coding sequence ATGGCCATCGACCCGGGGTTCCTCGACGAGCTCGAACGGTACGCCCGCGCCCAGAAGCGCAACGTCGCCTCGCAGTTCCAGGGCGAGCAGCGCTCGGGCGAGCGCGGCGAGGGGCTGACCTTCTCCGACTTCCGGCGCTACTCACCCGGCGACGACACCCGCCGTATCGACTGGAAACTGTTCGCCCGCACGGACGAGTTCTACGTCAAGGAGTACGAGGCCGAGCGGAACCTCACGGTCCACGTCCTGCTCGACTCGTCCGGGTCGATGGGGTTCGCCAGCGACGGGCTGTCGACGAAGTTCGAGTACGGCGCGAAACTGGGGCTGGGGTTCGCGTACCTCGTCGCCCGCGCCCACGACGACTTCCGGTTCGCCACGTTCACCGACGACTACGAGCGCCTGGACCGTGGGCGCTCGAACCGCGGCGAGGTGCTGGGACTCGTCGACCGACTGAACGCCACCGAACCGACTGGGGACGCCGATATGGCCCGCCCGCTCGAGGCGTACGCCGACACCATCGGGTCGCGCTCGCTCGTCCTCGTGGTCAGCGACTGTCTGGAGCCGCCCGAGGAGATCGAGCGGGGGCTGGAGGCGCTCTCGCGGAACAAGCTCGTGCTGGCGCGGGTGATGGACCCCGCCGAGCGCGACCTGCCGGTCAGCGGCGACGCGCTCGTCGAGGACATGGAGTCACCGCGCACGCTCCGGACCCACCTCGGGGCCCGGCGGCGCGAGCGCTACCGCGAGCGACTGGAGCGACACGTCGAGGACGTGGCCGAGCGCGTCCGCACGCTCCGGGCGCGCCACGAGCTGGTCGACACCGGGGCGGAGTTCTTCGACTCGTTCGGGAAGGTCTGGGTGGAGTGA
- a CDS encoding AAA family ATPase yields the protein MDVDDLQRKLDEVREQVGKRLVGQRDVLDDLLVCVLCDGNALLESNPGLAKTLTVRTLANVTDLAFSRVQNTPDLMPSDITGTEIIREGAGGREFVFERGPVFANVVLADEINRATPKTQAALLEAMEEKQVTAAGETHALPEPFFLMATQNPIEQEGTYPLPEAQTDRFLLKVLVDYPTLEEELEVVDRYTSRLDRTIPVEPVFAREEIRAAQELVREVPIADDIRQRAVELVRATREADHIEYGASPRASMALVVTAKARALLEGRAYVSEADVERMARPVLRHRIIVDFRAEREGTTPDDAVERLLEER from the coding sequence ATGGACGTGGACGACCTCCAGCGGAAACTGGACGAGGTCCGCGAGCAGGTGGGCAAGCGACTCGTCGGCCAGCGCGACGTGCTCGACGACCTGCTCGTCTGTGTCCTCTGTGACGGGAACGCGCTCCTGGAGTCCAATCCGGGGCTGGCGAAGACGCTCACCGTCCGCACCCTCGCGAACGTCACGGACCTCGCGTTCTCCCGCGTCCAGAACACCCCCGACCTGATGCCCTCGGACATCACGGGGACCGAGATCATCCGCGAGGGCGCCGGAGGCCGCGAGTTCGTCTTCGAACGGGGGCCCGTCTTCGCGAACGTCGTGCTGGCCGACGAGATCAACCGGGCGACGCCGAAGACGCAGGCCGCGCTGCTGGAGGCGATGGAGGAGAAGCAGGTCACCGCGGCGGGCGAGACCCACGCCCTGCCCGAACCGTTCTTCCTGATGGCGACGCAGAATCCCATCGAACAGGAGGGGACGTACCCGCTCCCCGAAGCCCAGACCGACCGCTTCCTCCTGAAGGTGCTCGTCGACTACCCGACGCTGGAGGAGGAACTCGAGGTGGTGGACCGCTACACGAGTCGGCTCGACCGGACCATCCCGGTCGAACCGGTGTTCGCCCGCGAGGAGATACGGGCCGCACAGGAGCTGGTCCGCGAGGTTCCCATCGCCGACGACATCCGGCAGCGAGCGGTCGAACTCGTCCGGGCGACGCGCGAGGCCGACCACATCGAGTACGGCGCCTCGCCCCGCGCGAGCATGGCGCTCGTGGTGACGGCGAAGGCCCGCGCCCTGCTCGAGGGCCGTGCGTACGTCAGCGAGGCCGACGTCGAGCGGATGGCCCGCCCGGTCCTCAGACACCGCATCATCGTCGACTTCCGGGCCGAGCGGGAGGGGACGACCCCCGACGACGCCGTCGAGCGGCTGCTGGAGGAGCGCTGA
- a CDS encoding DUF7502 family protein encodes MTDESTRAGDAESEGRERVRRAIAQVRRETVKAAAIHAVVDAVLVVLAVNLAVTVLGVDLPGPSYTRQVIAVGAGLLAGAGEFALRFRTPPVEQFEAVNPDVSEALRTARDAALDGEETRMARRLYDDVLEGLQSASSADLVSTGRVLVSVLVVFGLALATVQASVVGIDLTPAPEPTDGGNADEGRDDDYDGLYDGEAILGEETDADAGDDELDAVVGGSPGSEGDPGEFDEGYDGGGFSSDASYDAQQAGFSRSDDVENADIIREYNLRIRDDSDQ; translated from the coding sequence ATGACCGACGAGTCGACTCGGGCTGGCGACGCCGAGAGCGAGGGCCGCGAGCGGGTACGACGCGCCATCGCACAGGTCCGACGCGAGACCGTCAAGGCCGCCGCCATCCACGCCGTCGTCGATGCCGTCCTCGTCGTGCTGGCGGTGAACCTCGCGGTGACCGTCCTCGGCGTCGACCTGCCCGGCCCGTCGTACACGCGGCAGGTCATCGCGGTCGGCGCGGGCCTGCTCGCCGGCGCGGGAGAGTTCGCCCTCCGGTTCCGGACCCCACCGGTCGAGCAGTTCGAGGCGGTCAACCCGGACGTGAGCGAGGCGCTCCGCACCGCGCGTGACGCCGCGCTCGACGGTGAGGAGACGCGGATGGCACGGCGGCTCTACGACGACGTGCTCGAGGGGTTGCAGTCGGCCTCCAGCGCGGACCTCGTCTCGACCGGTCGGGTCCTCGTGAGCGTCCTCGTCGTGTTCGGGCTGGCGCTGGCGACGGTGCAGGCGAGCGTGGTGGGCATCGACCTGACGCCGGCTCCGGAGCCGACGGACGGCGGGAACGCCGACGAGGGCCGGGACGACGACTACGACGGGCTCTACGACGGTGAGGCCATCCTCGGCGAGGAGACGGACGCCGACGCGGGCGACGACGAACTGGACGCGGTGGTCGGCGGGTCGCCCGGCAGCGAGGGCGACCCCGGCGAGTTCGACGAGGGCTACGACGGCGGCGGGTTCTCCTCGGACGCCTCGTACGACGCACAGCAGGCCGGCTTCTCCCGCTCGGACGACGTGGAGAACGCCGACATCATCCGCGAGTACAATCTCCGAATCAGAGACGACAGCGACCAATGA
- a CDS encoding vWA domain-containing protein: MWVLQSLPDWLGPLGEAASYTVRGVEVGVAVPGVLLVLPVALVLLGVATYRRDGDGDWGRNRRLVLFATRFVVVLCLVTAAAGPYTVTERETAGDPQVRLLVDESNSMALTDANANGLVTRIEDEGVPVTRSVVASDNTSRVGDAIVANVERNGSVLVLSDGQVTGGRSLAEAAEVAAAAGATVHAVALSPRTERYVTLAGPTKTSAGIQNTFLLRLDGSDLGDGPVTVTVSADGTPVYTERIEDGSATEFTYAFDDVGTHRLTARVESDDGVERNDVFRKTVRVVPKPKVLYVAKDAYPFGDLLERLYDVDRAPAIPTDLSPYQAVVLQDVPASEAGNVSALQRAVIDGTGLVVAGGRNAYENGGYADSSLASMLPVTLGEGGGRTARIVLLVDVSGSAEEGMQVQKAISLDVLDQLGDANEVGLVGFNFRAYRVNDIVTLGENRGELERKVRRLTSGGGTDLGTGLRGAAELLDGPGTVILVSDGQDGGASARASARQLADRGVRVVSVGVGQRVNDPLLSDVARITGGQYLRADETDRLRLLFGGESRTFAADRLTVVDRNQFITAGIDPESNPPLTNDVSVKSGADFLVASGEGQPAFAQWRYGLGRVVSITAYGEDGTLDGLLERPDSLLLSKSVNWAIGDPERGATGVVSAPDTRVGERVTIRYVGEERPDGPPTFRRVGERSFETTVTPTEMGFLNVSGATLAVNYPREDAGFGLSPGLQGAVRTTGGEVFRPSQAAEIATTVERASRRVRDVREEWDWLLLTVALLLFLAEVSARRLSRYRRSDATAVPSAGDD, from the coding sequence ATGTGGGTGCTGCAGTCGCTCCCCGACTGGCTCGGCCCGCTCGGCGAGGCGGCCAGTTACACCGTCCGTGGCGTCGAGGTGGGCGTCGCGGTGCCGGGCGTGTTGCTGGTGCTCCCCGTCGCGCTCGTCCTGCTGGGCGTCGCCACCTACCGGCGGGACGGCGATGGCGACTGGGGGCGCAACCGGCGGCTCGTCCTGTTCGCCACCCGGTTCGTCGTCGTCCTGTGTCTGGTGACCGCCGCCGCCGGGCCGTACACGGTCACGGAGCGCGAGACGGCGGGCGACCCACAGGTCAGGTTGCTCGTCGACGAGTCGAACTCGATGGCGCTCACCGACGCGAACGCGAACGGCCTCGTCACCCGCATCGAGGACGAGGGCGTCCCCGTCACGCGCTCGGTCGTCGCGTCCGACAACACCTCCCGGGTGGGGGACGCCATCGTCGCCAACGTCGAGCGCAACGGCTCCGTGCTCGTCCTCTCGGACGGGCAGGTGACGGGCGGGCGCTCGCTGGCCGAGGCCGCCGAGGTGGCCGCCGCGGCCGGCGCGACGGTCCACGCCGTCGCGCTCTCGCCGCGCACCGAGCGGTACGTCACACTCGCTGGGCCCACGAAGACCAGCGCCGGCATCCAGAACACGTTCCTCCTCCGGCTCGACGGGAGCGACCTCGGCGACGGGCCGGTCACGGTCACCGTCAGTGCCGACGGCACGCCCGTCTACACCGAGCGCATCGAGGACGGGAGCGCCACGGAGTTCACCTACGCGTTCGACGACGTGGGCACGCACCGGCTGACCGCCCGCGTCGAGAGCGACGACGGCGTCGAGCGCAACGACGTGTTCCGCAAGACGGTCCGCGTCGTCCCGAAGCCGAAGGTGCTCTACGTGGCGAAGGACGCCTACCCGTTCGGCGACCTGCTCGAACGGCTCTACGACGTGGACCGCGCCCCCGCGATACCGACCGACCTCTCCCCGTACCAGGCCGTCGTGCTACAGGACGTGCCGGCGTCTGAGGCGGGGAACGTCTCGGCCCTCCAGCGGGCGGTCATCGACGGCACCGGGCTGGTCGTCGCCGGCGGGCGCAACGCCTACGAGAACGGCGGCTACGCCGACTCCTCGCTCGCGTCGATGCTCCCGGTGACGCTGGGTGAAGGGGGCGGCCGGACCGCCCGTATCGTCCTGCTCGTCGACGTCTCCGGCTCCGCCGAGGAGGGGATGCAGGTCCAGAAGGCCATCTCGCTGGACGTGCTGGACCAGCTGGGCGACGCCAACGAGGTCGGCCTCGTCGGCTTCAACTTCCGCGCCTACCGGGTGAACGACATCGTCACGCTCGGGGAGAACCGCGGTGAACTGGAGCGGAAGGTGCGGCGGCTGACCAGCGGCGGCGGCACGGACCTCGGGACGGGGCTCCGTGGTGCGGCCGAACTCCTGGACGGGCCGGGGACGGTCATCCTCGTCAGCGACGGGCAGGACGGCGGCGCGAGCGCCCGTGCCTCCGCCCGGCAACTGGCCGACCGGGGCGTCCGCGTCGTCTCCGTCGGCGTCGGCCAGCGGGTCAACGACCCGTTGCTCTCCGACGTCGCGCGCATCACCGGGGGGCAGTACCTCCGGGCCGACGAGACGGACCGCCTGCGACTCCTGTTCGGCGGCGAGTCCCGCACCTTCGCGGCCGACCGACTCACCGTCGTCGACCGGAACCAGTTCATCACGGCCGGGATCGACCCCGAGTCGAACCCGCCGCTCACCAACGACGTGAGCGTCAAGTCGGGTGCCGACTTCCTCGTCGCCAGCGGCGAGGGCCAGCCCGCGTTCGCCCAGTGGCGCTACGGCCTCGGACGGGTCGTCTCCATCACGGCCTACGGCGAGGACGGCACCCTCGACGGCCTGCTCGAGCGGCCCGACTCGCTGTTGCTCTCGAAGTCCGTCAACTGGGCCATCGGGGACCCCGAACGCGGCGCGACGGGCGTCGTCAGCGCCCCGGACACCCGCGTCGGCGAGCGCGTGACGATTCGCTACGTCGGCGAGGAGCGACCGGACGGGCCACCGACGTTCCGTCGGGTCGGCGAGCGGAGCTTCGAGACCACCGTCACGCCCACCGAGATGGGGTTCCTGAACGTCAGCGGCGCCACGCTCGCGGTCAACTACCCACGCGAGGACGCCGGGTTCGGCCTCTCACCGGGGCTACAGGGCGCGGTCCGGACCACCGGCGGCGAGGTGTTCCGGCCGAGTCAGGCCGCCGAGATCGCCACGACAGTCGAGCGTGCCTCGCGGCGGGTCCGCGACGTGCGCGAGGAGTGGGACTGGCTCCTGCTGACCGTCGCGCTCCTCCTCTTCCTCGCGGAGGTGAGTGCCCGGCGGCTCTCGCGGTACCGACGGTCCGACGCGACGGCCGTCCCCAGTGCCGGGGACGACTGA
- a CDS encoding DUF7408 domain-containing protein, producing the protein MAGLSDVFLSPLGLVALLAVVPLVLLYLVRPDPTRLRLPTLEFLTASEETATDRPALSRLRRNLLLLLQALVLVSVALALASPYVTVLGSTQVEETVVVLDDSASMTVTDANGRSRFVAARAAAREARAQTTSLVTTSPAPQVRVQRAGEDDYIAALDDVTVTDAAGDLAGAVSQAIAVADEDARILVVSDFAGDDAWRNAVETARGRGYTVDVRQVGGSVDNVGIVDATYGRTDVTVSVKSYADSEVQRTVALGDQRERLTLRPGDVASVTFGVPAGDAEVRLSPGDDFPTDDRLHLAGPDRARIRVLLVTNGESRFLRTALEVLDEVELTVARPPTSVSEEYDVVVFSEVDGDRLLRSTTERATDLVRDGGGAIVVAQDDLAEVQYGSLLAVDPTGSEQNPTLRVQEDDLTAGIRFPPPDAYLTAEPPEGTRTLVQADGSPLLARGTLGEGRLLYYGYLPTASEFQFNYQYPVLWKRMVYEAGGRQPLRATNLQTGTRVAVGNDTRVVGPDDGQETVSGRVALDAAGHYRVGGQRLAASLVSEPESNVSAPALSTGPDGVVQPREEQVPRPLDLSPALALGALAFVFGEVALLRYRGDL; encoded by the coding sequence ATGGCCGGCCTCTCCGACGTCTTCCTCAGCCCCCTCGGTCTGGTCGCCCTCCTCGCCGTGGTCCCACTGGTGCTCCTCTACCTCGTGCGGCCGGATCCGACCCGGCTCCGGCTGCCGACCCTGGAGTTCCTCACGGCCAGCGAGGAGACGGCCACCGACCGCCCCGCCCTCAGTCGCCTCCGCCGGAACCTCCTCCTGCTGTTGCAGGCGCTCGTCCTCGTCAGCGTGGCGCTGGCGCTCGCCTCCCCGTACGTCACTGTCCTCGGGAGCACGCAGGTGGAGGAGACGGTCGTCGTCCTCGACGACTCCGCCTCGATGACCGTGACGGACGCGAACGGACGCTCGCGGTTCGTCGCTGCCCGGGCCGCCGCCCGCGAGGCACGCGCCCAGACCACCTCGCTCGTCACCACGTCCCCGGCCCCGCAGGTCCGGGTCCAGCGGGCCGGCGAGGACGACTACATCGCGGCGCTCGACGACGTGACGGTGACCGACGCCGCGGGCGACCTCGCGGGCGCCGTCTCGCAAGCCATCGCCGTCGCCGACGAGGACGCCCGCATCCTCGTCGTCAGCGACTTCGCCGGCGACGACGCGTGGCGCAACGCCGTCGAGACCGCCCGCGGGCGGGGCTACACCGTCGACGTCCGACAGGTCGGCGGGAGCGTCGACAACGTCGGCATCGTCGACGCCACCTACGGCCGGACCGACGTGACCGTCTCGGTCAAGAGTTACGCCGATAGCGAGGTCCAGCGGACCGTCGCGCTCGGGGACCAGCGCGAGCGACTCACGCTCCGACCGGGCGACGTGGCCTCGGTGACGTTCGGGGTGCCAGCGGGCGACGCCGAGGTGCGGCTCTCGCCCGGCGACGACTTCCCGACGGACGACCGCCTCCACCTCGCCGGCCCGGACCGGGCGCGCATCCGCGTCCTGCTGGTGACCAACGGCGAGAGTCGGTTCCTCCGCACGGCGCTCGAGGTGCTCGACGAGGTGGAGTTGACCGTCGCGCGTCCGCCCACCTCCGTCTCCGAGGAGTACGACGTGGTCGTGTTCAGCGAGGTGGACGGCGACCGGCTGCTCCGGTCGACCACCGAGCGGGCCACGGACCTCGTCCGCGACGGGGGTGGCGCCATCGTCGTCGCGCAGGACGACCTCGCGGAGGTCCAGTACGGCTCACTGCTGGCCGTCGACCCCACCGGGAGCGAGCAGAATCCCACGCTCCGGGTGCAGGAGGACGACCTGACCGCCGGCATCCGGTTCCCGCCGCCGGACGCCTACCTGACCGCCGAACCGCCCGAGGGGACCCGGACGCTCGTGCAGGCCGACGGCTCGCCCCTGCTGGCCCGCGGGACCCTCGGCGAGGGGCGCCTACTCTACTACGGATACCTCCCGACGGCCTCCGAGTTCCAGTTCAACTACCAGTACCCCGTCCTCTGGAAGCGCATGGTATACGAGGCGGGGGGTCGCCAGCCGTTGCGGGCGACGAACCTGCAGACCGGCACCCGGGTCGCCGTCGGCAACGACACGCGGGTGGTCGGACCGGACGACGGGCAGGAGACCGTCTCCGGCCGGGTCGCGCTCGACGCGGCGGGCCACTACCGGGTCGGCGGCCAGCGACTGGCGGCCTCGCTCGTGAGCGAACCGGAGTCGAACGTCTCGGCCCCCGCGCTCTCGACGGGGCCGGACGGCGTCGTCCAGCCGCGCGAGGAGCAGGTTCCCCGCCCGCTCGACCTGTCGCCGGCGCTGGCGCTGGGTGCACTCGCGTTCGTCTTCGGCGAAGTGGCGCTGTTGCGCTACCGGGGTGACCTCTGA
- a CDS encoding 3-dehydroquinate synthase II, with protein MSDRSVWLKADDEVGDWETRKRRITAGLEAGVDWVLVDAADVAKVRELGRVNVAAFSGDDVHVMDAEGEEQAEADANVVGKHGEGDGTIDLPDDFSGSADLTTLRRSDGRADGSYVKIRSPDYESFAEAAAQDADYTIVVGEDWKIIPLENLIARIGEETDLVAGVQTAEEARTAFETLEQGADGVLLDTDDPDTIRQVVSIRDESERETLSLTYATVTAVEETGSADRVCVDTGTMMDDDEGMLVGSMSRGMFFVHAETADSPYVASRPFRVNAGAVHAYVRTPDGGTKYLAELKSGDLVQVVDTRGNTREAIVGRSKIERRPMFRVEAEVETDAGVDRIETLLQNAETIKVATSEGRKAVTDLEVGDEVAIYYEDTARHFGEAVEESIIEK; from the coding sequence ATGAGCGACCGGAGCGTCTGGCTGAAGGCCGACGACGAGGTAGGCGACTGGGAGACACGCAAGCGACGCATCACCGCCGGACTCGAGGCCGGCGTCGACTGGGTACTCGTGGACGCCGCCGACGTGGCGAAGGTGCGCGAACTCGGCCGCGTGAACGTCGCCGCCTTCTCCGGCGACGACGTGCACGTCATGGACGCCGAGGGCGAGGAACAGGCAGAGGCCGACGCCAACGTCGTCGGGAAACACGGCGAGGGCGACGGCACCATCGACCTGCCCGACGACTTCTCCGGCAGCGCCGACCTGACCACGCTCCGCCGGTCGGACGGCCGGGCCGACGGGTCGTACGTCAAGATCCGCTCGCCGGACTACGAGTCGTTCGCCGAGGCGGCCGCGCAGGACGCCGACTACACCATCGTCGTCGGCGAGGACTGGAAGATCATCCCGCTCGAGAACCTCATCGCCCGTATCGGCGAGGAGACCGACCTCGTCGCCGGCGTCCAGACGGCCGAGGAGGCCCGGACCGCGTTCGAGACGCTCGAACAGGGCGCCGACGGCGTCCTGCTGGACACGGACGACCCGGACACCATCCGACAGGTCGTCTCCATCCGCGACGAGTCAGAGCGCGAGACGCTCTCGCTGACCTACGCCACCGTCACGGCCGTCGAGGAGACCGGGAGCGCCGACCGCGTCTGCGTCGACACCGGCACGATGATGGACGACGACGAGGGGATGCTCGTCGGCTCCATGTCCCGCGGGATGTTCTTCGTCCACGCCGAGACGGCCGACTCGCCGTACGTCGCCTCCCGCCCGTTCCGCGTCAACGCCGGCGCCGTCCACGCCTACGTCCGCACGCCCGACGGCGGGACGAAGTACCTCGCGGAACTGAAGTCCGGCGACCTCGTTCAGGTCGTCGACACGCGGGGGAACACTCGCGAGGCCATCGTCGGCCGCTCGAAGATCGAGCGCCGCCCGATGTTCCGCGTCGAGGCCGAGGTCGAGACCGACGCGGGCGTCGACCGCATCGAGACGCTCCTGCAGAACGCCGAGACCATCAAGGTCGCCACGAGCGAGGGCCGCAAGGCCGTCACCGACCTCGAGGTGGGCGACGAGGTGGCCATCTACTACGAGGACACGGCGCGGCACTTCGGGGAGGCGGTGGAGGAGAGCATCATCGAAAAGTAG
- a CDS encoding carboxymuconolactone decarboxylase family protein translates to MASKSETRDVDVVREDIEETLGFVPGFWELNDEDLVNEWPNFKRHTIEETAIPPKYKEFIGLAVAANLKCPYCQEFHMGAAKLHGATDEELREVAYLASFTARYSAILHGMNYDIDTFSEEFARIGDHMEQHMDAAADD, encoded by the coding sequence ATGGCGAGCAAGAGCGAGACGCGAGACGTCGACGTGGTCCGCGAGGACATCGAGGAGACGCTGGGGTTCGTGCCGGGGTTCTGGGAACTCAACGACGAGGACCTGGTCAACGAGTGGCCGAACTTCAAGCGCCACACGATCGAGGAGACGGCCATCCCACCGAAGTACAAGGAGTTCATCGGCCTGGCCGTCGCGGCGAATCTGAAGTGCCCCTACTGTCAGGAGTTCCACATGGGTGCGGCGAAACTCCACGGGGCGACCGACGAGGAGCTCCGCGAGGTGGCGTACCTCGCGAGTTTCACGGCGCGCTACAGCGCGATCCTGCACGGGATGAACTACGACATCGACACGTTCAGCGAGGAGTTCGCCCGTATCGGGGACCACATGGAACAGCACATGGACGCGGCGGCGGACGACTGA
- a CDS encoding DUF7575 domain-containing protein, which yields MSRPRSPLLAALLSFLQPGLGHLYLRAWFRAVLWFGLWVATVLLVVPTSGGAGTLDALVQTVLAMADQPLEVTLALASVTVFSTLDAYWLCSRRNHYRTADEPRCPHCGNEVDADLEFCHWCTRPIEWEGDAERRPRGEAESVR from the coding sequence GTGTCCCGACCCCGGAGCCCCCTGCTGGCCGCTCTGCTCTCGTTCCTCCAGCCCGGCCTGGGTCACCTCTACCTGCGTGCGTGGTTCCGCGCGGTGCTCTGGTTCGGGCTGTGGGTGGCGACGGTGTTGCTCGTGGTGCCGACGAGCGGCGGCGCGGGGACGCTCGACGCGCTCGTGCAGACGGTGCTCGCGATGGCGGACCAGCCACTCGAGGTGACGCTGGCGCTCGCCTCCGTCACCGTGTTCAGCACGCTCGACGCCTACTGGCTCTGCTCGCGTCGCAACCACTACCGCACCGCCGACGAGCCGCGCTGTCCCCACTGCGGGAACGAGGTGGACGCCGACCTGGAGTTCTGCCACTGGTGTACCCGCCCCATCGAGTGGGAGGGCGACGCCGAGCGCCGGCCGCGCGGCGAGGCCGAGTCGGTCCGCTGA
- a CDS encoding type I 3-dehydroquinate dehydratase gives MDLPFDEFTLAASTADLSEEPAARDEADCVEFRMDLADAPRAALADYDGELPLLVTNRAEWEGGEAPDEGRIEALCAAVEHDAVAAVDVELEAVAHGEGGEVVRAARDAGATVVVSVHDFEATPPEQELSRLLERAADVGDVAKVAVTATDRADTLALLSATASATDDGLRVATMAMGEAGRHTRAVAPVYGSRIGYAPVDPDRATAPGQYDLATLASLVAALE, from the coding sequence ATGGACCTCCCGTTCGACGAGTTCACGCTGGCGGCGTCGACGGCCGACCTCTCCGAGGAGCCGGCCGCCCGCGACGAGGCCGACTGCGTGGAGTTCAGGATGGACCTCGCCGACGCGCCGCGCGCCGCGCTGGCCGACTACGACGGCGAGCTGCCGCTCCTCGTGACGAACCGCGCCGAGTGGGAGGGTGGTGAGGCGCCCGACGAGGGACGTATCGAGGCGCTCTGTGCGGCCGTCGAGCACGACGCCGTCGCGGCCGTCGACGTGGAACTCGAGGCCGTCGCCCACGGCGAGGGAGGCGAGGTGGTGCGCGCGGCGCGCGACGCCGGCGCCACCGTCGTCGTGAGCGTCCACGACTTCGAGGCGACGCCGCCCGAGCAGGAGCTCTCGCGCCTGCTCGAACGGGCCGCGGACGTGGGCGACGTGGCGAAGGTCGCGGTCACCGCGACGGACCGGGCGGACACGCTGGCGCTCCTGTCGGCGACGGCGTCGGCCACCGACGACGGGCTGCGGGTGGCGACGATGGCGATGGGCGAGGCGGGCCGACACACCCGGGCGGTCGCGCCCGTCTACGGCTCGCGCATCGGGTACGCGCCGGTCGACCCGGACCGAGCCACCGCGCCGGGGCAGTACGACCTCGCCACGCTGGCCTCGCTGGTCGCGGCGCTCGAGTGA